A part of Hydrogenobacter sp. T-8 genomic DNA contains:
- a CDS encoding spherulation-specific family 4 protein, with protein sequence MKKFWALFLVAFTLLLGCGWSGSNSSQEQTLRVSTILVPLYSYPADANYRDDHQRLAQLRSPKEIIVIINPDSGPSVIKDQEFENIINTYKASGKRVLGYLKTEYARRNRQGVIADIQRYLDFYPQIEGFFLDEVSNELGDFEYYRQIYNYVKEQGNFMVVINPGARVPQEYYSVADKLVAFESNLSFLYNGYGLTRANTKDCFLVYGVRDTGQARELLSYLTSRGASCAYAVDEDPPSWFKLSPYMNVLLE encoded by the coding sequence ATGAAAAAGTTTTGGGCTCTTTTTCTTGTTGCCTTCACCCTGCTTTTAGGATGTGGATGGTCTGGTTCTAATTCCTCTCAAGAGCAAACGCTTAGAGTATCCACCATACTTGTGCCTCTCTATTCCTACCCTGCGGATGCAAACTACAGAGATGACCATCAGCGATTAGCCCAGTTGAGAAGCCCAAAGGAGATAATAGTGATAATAAACCCCGATAGTGGTCCAAGTGTCATAAAAGACCAGGAGTTTGAGAACATTATAAACACATACAAGGCATCGGGTAAAAGGGTGTTGGGTTATTTGAAGACTGAATACGCTCGCAGAAATCGGCAAGGGGTCATAGCGGATATACAAAGGTATTTGGACTTTTATCCTCAGATAGAGGGCTTTTTCCTTGATGAGGTGAGCAATGAGCTTGGAGATTTTGAATACTACAGACAGATATACAATTATGTCAAAGAACAAGGAAACTTCATGGTGGTAATAAACCCAGGGGCAAGGGTGCCTCAGGAATATTACAGTGTGGCGGACAAGTTGGTAGCTTTTGAAAGCAATTTAAGTTTCCTATACAACGGATATGGGCTAACAAGGGCAAACACAAAGGACTGCTTTCTTGTGTATGGTGTAAGAGATACGGGACAGGCAAGAGAGCTTCTTTCATACCTAACATCTCGTGGTGCCAG
- a CDS encoding succinate--CoA ligase subunit alpha, with the protein MEKNWSVGTVYLNDKTRIIVMGITGREASQVVTESEALYPGFIVAGVTPGKGGSEVAGKPVYNTVKEALQKHPEINTGIVYVPPASVKDAVIELVDAGIKVIFIITEHVPIRDTVYFYHYAKERGVIIVGPTSLGCMMPWIPARIGAIGGKNPSIAYEKGGLVILSKSGGLTTTTAEMFKRRGWGVYMALALGGDVISCTTFADALENIADDPNVKGVIIQGEVGGSYEEQAAETILRLWKEGRWNKPVAAFVAGRFQEKLEGVSFGHAGAIVERGKGKATDKIRAFNEVGKITGLVKVAEFYHDLVHCIEELGVPRDFEDTTPEGRVRPLYSTIDEETCQFRG; encoded by the coding sequence ATGGAGAAAAACTGGAGCGTGGGAACTGTATATCTGAACGACAAGACACGAATAATAGTAATGGGCATAACAGGAAGGGAAGCCTCTCAAGTGGTAACAGAGTCTGAAGCTCTATATCCGGGTTTTATAGTGGCGGGCGTCACGCCAGGAAAGGGTGGTTCTGAGGTGGCTGGGAAGCCTGTCTACAATACGGTCAAAGAAGCCCTGCAAAAACATCCAGAGATAAACACAGGCATAGTTTATGTGCCGCCAGCCTCTGTAAAAGATGCGGTTATAGAGCTTGTAGATGCGGGCATAAAGGTCATATTCATAATCACCGAGCATGTGCCAATAAGGGATACGGTCTACTTTTACCACTATGCGAAGGAAAGAGGAGTGATAATAGTGGGTCCCACTTCTTTGGGTTGTATGATGCCCTGGATTCCCGCAAGGATTGGAGCTATAGGGGGTAAAAATCCCTCCATAGCCTACGAAAAGGGTGGGCTCGTGATACTTTCCAAATCTGGTGGGCTTACCACTACCACTGCGGAGATGTTCAAGCGTAGAGGGTGGGGCGTGTATATGGCTCTGGCTCTAGGTGGAGATGTTATCTCCTGCACTACCTTTGCGGATGCCCTTGAAAACATAGCGGATGACCCAAACGTGAAGGGTGTAATAATTCAAGGTGAAGTGGGTGGCTCTTACGAAGAGCAGGCTGCGGAGACCATCCTAAGACTTTGGAAGGAAGGCAGATGGAACAAGCCGGTAGCTGCCTTTGTAGCAGGAAGATTTCAAGAAAAACTTGAAGGTGTCTCTTTTGGACACGCAGGTGCTATAGTGGAAAGGGGTAAGGGTAAAGCCACCGATAAGATAAGAGCCTTCAACGAGGTTGGCAAGATAACAGGGCTTGTCAAGGTTGCGGAGTTTTACCATGACCTTGTGCATTGTATAGAAGAGCTTGGAGTTCCAAGAGACTTTGAAGACACTACTCCAGAAGGAAGAGTCAGACCTCTGTATTCTACCATTGATGAGGAGACCTGTCAGTTTAGAGGTTGA
- a CDS encoding fumarate hydratase, translating into MREVHYDQIVEAVREIAIKANYEIPEDVELAYQSAIRREESEIGREVLSQILLNIKSAREEQMAYCQDTGVAVVFVEIGQDVHVVGGSLEDAINEGVRRAYTEGYLRASMVYDPVFERKNTKDNTPAVIHYRVVPGDRIKLTFAPKGAGSENTSRLAMLKPADGWEGVKRFVLETVKLAGPNACPPFTVGVGIGGTFEYCALLAKKALLRPVGERSKDPVAKRIEEELIEEINKIGWGPMGFGGTVTAVDVKVELYPCHIASLPVAVNIQCHASRHAEIEL; encoded by the coding sequence ATGCGAGAAGTGCACTATGACCAAATAGTGGAGGCGGTAAGGGAGATTGCCATAAAGGCTAACTACGAAATTCCAGAGGATGTGGAGCTTGCCTATCAAAGTGCCATAAGGAGAGAAGAATCTGAAATAGGAAGAGAGGTCCTCAGCCAGATACTCCTTAACATAAAGTCCGCAAGAGAGGAGCAGATGGCATACTGTCAAGACACAGGTGTGGCAGTGGTTTTTGTGGAAATAGGTCAAGATGTCCATGTGGTGGGTGGGTCTCTTGAAGATGCCATAAACGAAGGAGTAAGAAGGGCTTACACAGAGGGCTATCTTAGAGCCTCTATGGTTTACGACCCTGTTTTTGAAAGAAAAAACACAAAAGACAACACTCCTGCAGTGATACACTATAGGGTGGTTCCCGGAGATAGGATAAAGCTCACCTTTGCACCAAAGGGTGCGGGTTCAGAAAACACCTCGCGTCTTGCTATGCTAAAACCTGCGGACGGTTGGGAGGGTGTAAAAAGGTTTGTCCTTGAGACGGTAAAGCTTGCTGGTCCCAATGCCTGTCCACCCTTCACCGTTGGAGTAGGAATAGGTGGCACATTTGAATACTGTGCCTTGCTTGCCAAGAAGGCACTCCTTAGACCAGTGGGAGAAAGAAGTAAAGACCCTGTAGCCAAGAGAATAGAAGAGGAGCTTATAGAGGAAATAAACAAGATAGGCTGGGGTCCTATGGGTTTTGGTGGGACTGTGACTGCGGTGGATGTAAAGGTGGAGCTTTATCCTTGCCACATAGCCTCTCTCCCAGTGGCGGTAAACATCCAATGCCATGCCAGCAGGCACGCAGAGATAGAGCTGTGA
- a CDS encoding malate dehydrogenase: MKLRKVVSVIGAGNVGEHTASLLALRGLVDVRMFDLPKKDGDRIIEPVKGKALDIQQMLSALNINGRVEGYTVTPEGEGYEALKDSDLIVITAGFPRRPGMSREDLLEKNISILSVIAGKIKEYAPEAIVIVVTNPVDLMTYAVYKILGFEKNRVMGMAGVLDSARFKTFISREIRISPQDINAYVIGGHGDEMVPLISISNVGGIPLKDMLPKEKIQELIRRTQFGGGEIVDLMGTSAYHAPAASIVEMVEAIVTDNKRILPCSVYLDGEVGKYYEAEGLCVGVPVKLGNNGAEEVIKIPMIEEEREMWKRSVESVRKNIAIVEELLNARSAL; the protein is encoded by the coding sequence ATGAAGCTACGCAAGGTAGTGTCTGTAATAGGTGCAGGGAATGTAGGTGAGCATACCGCAAGCCTTTTGGCTCTGAGAGGTCTTGTGGATGTGCGTATGTTTGACTTGCCAAAGAAGGATGGAGATAGAATAATTGAGCCCGTTAAAGGCAAAGCCCTTGACATTCAGCAAATGCTTTCCGCATTGAACATTAACGGAAGAGTGGAAGGCTACACAGTAACACCAGAAGGTGAAGGCTACGAAGCCTTAAAGGACAGCGACCTTATTGTTATAACCGCTGGCTTTCCAAGAAGACCTGGCATGTCAAGGGAAGACCTACTGGAAAAAAACATCTCCATCCTCTCGGTTATAGCAGGCAAAATAAAGGAATACGCACCTGAGGCTATAGTTATAGTGGTTACCAACCCGGTAGACCTTATGACCTATGCGGTATATAAAATTCTTGGGTTTGAGAAGAACAGGGTTATGGGTATGGCTGGCGTGCTTGATTCTGCTCGCTTTAAAACCTTTATATCAAGAGAAATACGCATATCGCCACAGGATATAAACGCTTATGTTATAGGTGGTCATGGTGATGAAATGGTCCCTCTCATATCTATTTCTAACGTGGGAGGCATACCTTTAAAGGATATGCTACCAAAGGAGAAAATCCAAGAGCTTATAAGGAGAACTCAGTTTGGTGGTGGTGAGATAGTAGACCTTATGGGAACTTCTGCTTATCACGCACCTGCTGCGTCCATAGTGGAAATGGTGGAAGCTATTGTGACAGACAACAAGAGAATCCTACCATGTTCTGTATATTTGGATGGAGAAGTGGGCAAGTATTACGAGGCGGAAGGCTTGTGTGTGGGCGTGCCAGTAAAATTGGGCAACAACGGAGCAGAAGAAGTGATTAAAATACCTATGATAGAGGAAGAGCGTGAGATGTGGAAGAGGTCTGTGGAGTCTGTAAGGAAAAACATAGCCATAGTGGAGGAGCTGTTAAATGCGAGAAGTGCACTATGA
- a CDS encoding aconitate hydratase has translation MAKGTVAYKIIKEHLVSGKLIPGEEIAIKIDQTLTQDATGTMAYLQFEAMGVDRVKTELSVSYIDHNMLQTDFRNPDDHKYLMSIAKRYGIWLSKPGNGICHQVHVERFAKPGKTLLGSDSHTPTSGGVGMIAIGAGGLDVAAAMAGEPFYLKMPKIVGVKLTGKMPEWVTAKDIILELLRRLTVKGGVGKIFEYFGEGIKELSVPERATITNMGAELGATTSIFPSDEITRAYLKAQGREQDWIELLPDPDAEYDEVIEINLSELEPLIACPHSPDNVVPVREVEGTKVDQVVIGSCTNSSFVDLTRAGKMLEGRKVHPDVIFAVAPGSKQALELITQNGILLNFLKAGARILESACGPCIGMGYAPPSGGVSIRSFNRNFEGRSGTPDAKVYLASPEVCVACAIAGEIVDPRKLAEREGIKWIRVELPERFPYGDEAFIPPLPEEEAREVEIYRGPNIKPLPEFDEMPELIEGEVSLIVGDNITTDHIMPAGAKILPLRSNIYAISEYVYHYVDPEFVSRAKKIRDEKGKANIIIGGENYGQGSSREHAALAPRFLGVRAVIAKSFARIHHANLVNFGIVPLEFVNKEDYSKFSLGDEIEIPELTQRLQAGQEVVVINKTTGEQVVCKYNLSPKQVSVLLAGGLLNWIKKKQKVEV, from the coding sequence ATGGCAAAGGGAACAGTCGCTTACAAGATAATCAAAGAACACCTTGTTAGCGGAAAGCTAATACCCGGTGAGGAGATAGCCATAAAGATAGACCAAACCCTCACACAGGACGCAACTGGAACTATGGCTTATCTCCAATTTGAGGCAATGGGAGTGGATAGGGTCAAAACGGAGCTTTCTGTTAGCTACATAGACCACAACATGCTACAAACAGACTTTAGAAACCCAGATGACCATAAATATCTTATGAGCATTGCCAAAAGGTATGGCATATGGCTTTCCAAACCCGGTAATGGTATATGTCATCAAGTTCATGTGGAAAGGTTTGCAAAGCCTGGAAAGACACTTCTTGGCTCAGACTCTCACACACCTACCTCTGGCGGTGTGGGTATGATAGCCATAGGTGCGGGTGGTCTTGATGTGGCTGCAGCGATGGCTGGTGAACCCTTTTATCTAAAAATGCCAAAGATAGTAGGTGTAAAGTTAACTGGTAAGATGCCAGAGTGGGTAACCGCAAAGGATATAATTCTTGAGCTTTTAAGAAGGTTAACAGTAAAGGGTGGTGTAGGAAAGATTTTTGAATACTTTGGAGAGGGCATAAAAGAGCTTTCTGTGCCAGAGAGGGCAACCATAACCAACATGGGAGCGGAGCTTGGAGCAACCACTTCTATATTCCCATCTGATGAGATAACAAGGGCATATCTTAAAGCTCAAGGCAGGGAGCAGGACTGGATAGAGCTTTTGCCAGACCCAGATGCGGAGTATGATGAAGTAATTGAGATAAACCTTTCTGAACTTGAACCACTAATAGCCTGCCCTCATTCACCCGACAATGTGGTGCCAGTGAGAGAAGTGGAAGGCACAAAGGTGGACCAGGTGGTAATAGGCTCTTGCACAAATTCCTCCTTTGTGGACCTGACAAGAGCGGGCAAGATGCTTGAGGGAAGGAAGGTTCATCCAGATGTTATATTTGCGGTAGCCCCTGGCTCAAAGCAAGCCCTTGAGCTTATAACTCAGAATGGTATTCTCCTTAACTTTCTAAAGGCAGGAGCGAGGATATTGGAAAGTGCCTGTGGTCCATGCATAGGTATGGGATACGCGCCACCAAGCGGTGGAGTGTCTATCAGGAGCTTTAACAGAAACTTTGAAGGAAGGTCTGGCACGCCCGATGCAAAAGTATACCTCGCATCTCCAGAGGTCTGTGTAGCCTGTGCCATAGCGGGAGAGATAGTAGACCCAAGAAAGTTGGCAGAGAGGGAAGGCATAAAGTGGATAAGGGTGGAACTCCCAGAGAGATTTCCGTATGGCGACGAAGCCTTTATACCACCACTACCAGAAGAAGAGGCGAGAGAGGTGGAAATATACAGAGGTCCAAACATAAAGCCTCTGCCCGAGTTTGACGAAATGCCAGAGCTCATAGAGGGAGAAGTAAGTCTTATAGTGGGAGACAACATAACCACAGACCACATAATGCCCGCAGGTGCAAAGATACTGCCCCTTAGGTCTAACATCTACGCCATAAGCGAGTATGTTTACCACTACGTAGACCCAGAGTTCGTCTCAAGAGCCAAGAAGATAAGGGATGAGAAAGGAAAAGCCAACATAATAATAGGTGGTGAAAACTACGGTCAAGGCTCATCCAGAGAACACGCAGCACTTGCCCCCAGATTTCTTGGAGTGCGTGCGGTTATAGCTAAGTCTTTTGCAAGGATACACCATGCAAATCTTGTAAACTTTGGCATAGTGCCCTTGGAATTTGTAAACAAAGAGGACTACAGTAAGTTCTCTCTGGGTGATGAGATAGAAATACCAGAACTCACTCAAAGACTACAGGCTGGACAGGAGGTGGTAGTTATAAACAAGACCACGGGAGAGCAAGTAGTATGCAAATACAACCTTTCACCTAAGCAGGTTTCTGTGCTATTGGCAGGTGGACTGCTTAATTGGATAAAGAAAAAACAAAAGGTGGAAGTATGA
- the uvrC gene encoding excinuclease ABC subunit UvrC, which yields MLSLEELQKAPEKPGVYLFKRGNRPIYIGKAKNLRDRLLQHYKLAEKDSKEKAIIENSTSVEWVITRNTFEALTLEVDLIQLHKPRYNVLHKYGGGYPLLLLTDEPYPTVRVVRGTEHRGQLFGPFFSTSKAKKVKRLIHKLFKLRTCDPMPERKEPCMDYHLGLCSGPCCGLIDKESYRLSVKSAIALLSGEVSEVLEKLYQKIEEEMQRLNFERCAMLRDQIQALENLSKGQRVSGLEYGNADILYAMGRVLGVFLIRSGRLVDKQVFVLEREEDLEEFLLGFYYTNPLPQNLLVNFELSEETLWWLSQRGNFELRRDISPELEELIRENLGHHLDPVVLREEFHRVLRIPMPERIEGFDISHFYGEYTVGSCVVWEMGSMNKRAYRRYRIKSFEGIDDYRALEEVLSRRARRLKEGEEKMPDLWLIDGGYGQLNVAIRVRDKFSLPIKVYALAKEEEILISEERREVRLTQHPILYRVFGLIRDEAHRFALTYNRNLRLKEGLKDTLDKVKGIGEVKKRLIYRNFENLYEFLKADEGTLRRLGISPTLKQEVERYLKG from the coding sequence ATGCTAAGCCTTGAGGAACTTCAAAAGGCACCAGAAAAACCTGGCGTATACCTTTTCAAAAGGGGCAACAGACCCATATACATAGGTAAGGCAAAAAACCTTAGGGATAGGCTCCTTCAACACTACAAGCTGGCGGAAAAGGACAGCAAGGAAAAAGCTATTATAGAAAACTCCACTTCCGTGGAGTGGGTTATAACACGCAACACCTTTGAAGCCTTAACGCTGGAAGTAGACCTTATTCAACTCCACAAACCTCGTTATAATGTGCTCCACAAATATGGCGGTGGCTATCCTCTACTTTTATTGACCGATGAGCCATATCCTACTGTAAGAGTGGTAAGAGGCACAGAACACAGAGGACAGCTTTTTGGACCTTTCTTTAGCACCTCAAAGGCTAAAAAGGTGAAAAGACTTATCCACAAATTGTTTAAACTCAGGACTTGCGACCCAATGCCAGAAAGAAAAGAACCCTGTATGGATTATCATCTTGGACTTTGCTCTGGACCTTGCTGTGGTCTTATAGACAAGGAATCTTATAGGCTGTCGGTGAAATCCGCTATTGCTTTGCTCTCCGGAGAGGTGAGCGAAGTTTTAGAGAAGCTATACCAAAAGATAGAAGAGGAAATGCAAAGGCTTAACTTTGAAAGATGTGCCATGCTAAGAGACCAAATACAGGCTTTGGAAAACCTCTCTAAGGGTCAGAGGGTTTCTGGGCTTGAATATGGTAATGCGGATATTCTTTACGCTATGGGTAGGGTTTTGGGTGTTTTTCTCATTAGGTCTGGAAGGCTTGTGGACAAGCAGGTTTTTGTCCTTGAGAGGGAAGAAGACCTTGAGGAGTTTTTGCTGGGATTTTATTACACAAACCCTCTGCCTCAAAACCTGCTTGTGAACTTTGAGCTTTCGGAAGAAACCCTGTGGTGGCTCTCTCAAAGAGGAAACTTTGAGCTAAGAAGGGATATAAGCCCAGAGCTTGAGGAACTCATAAGGGAAAACCTCGGACACCATCTTGACCCTGTGGTTCTTAGGGAGGAATTTCATAGGGTGCTACGCATTCCAATGCCAGAGAGGATAGAGGGTTTTGATATTTCTCACTTTTATGGTGAATACACTGTTGGTTCTTGCGTAGTGTGGGAAATGGGAAGCATGAACAAAAGAGCTTATAGAAGATACAGAATAAAGAGCTTTGAAGGGATAGATGACTATAGAGCTTTGGAAGAAGTCCTCTCAAGGAGGGCAAGAAGGCTAAAAGAAGGCGAGGAAAAAATGCCAGACCTTTGGCTTATAGACGGCGGTTATGGACAGCTCAATGTTGCTATAAGAGTGAGAGACAAATTTTCCTTACCAATAAAGGTCTATGCCCTTGCAAAGGAGGAGGAAATTCTTATCTCGGAGGAAAGAAGAGAAGTAAGGCTGACCCAACATCCTATTTTATACAGAGTCTTTGGGCTAATTAGGGACGAGGCACACAGGTTTGCACTCACCTATAACAGAAATTTAAGACTAAAGGAAGGTCTAAAGGACACCTTGGACAAAGTAAAAGGTATAGGAGAAGTAAAGAAAAGGCTCATATACAGGAATTTTGAAAATCTATACGAGTTTCTAAAAGCGGACGAGGGAACTTTAAGGAGGCTGGGTATAAGCCCCACTCTCAAGCAGGAAGTAGAAAGGTATCTCAAAGGTTAA
- a CDS encoding DNA-methyltransferase: protein MKDIELILGDALVWLEKIPENTVDLVLTDPPYFLDKLDNKWSHEEVLRAKSSVGTVKYLPVGMKFSPEQAVEFGKWFSSVAYKVFRILKPGGWFLSFSHPRLFHRLVCSTEDAGFWIRDIFLWIYTQNQPKAFSLEHFLDRTAFPPEVKEKLREELRAYKVPKVKSNYEPIMVAQKPPEGTLLENFAKYGVGLFNVKIKQGKGMFPSNIITTDSIDEVMDRYFLIEKPDRKEKGAFNDHPSVKPIKLLRFLIELTTKEKALVVDPFMGSGSTAIACKETGRRFIGIEINKHYYEIATRRLKEKVSLFE, encoded by the coding sequence ATGAAAGATATAGAACTTATACTTGGCGATGCACTTGTTTGGTTGGAAAAAATCCCAGAGAATACTGTGGACTTAGTCCTTACAGACCCACCTTATTTTCTTGATAAACTTGACAATAAATGGTCTCATGAAGAGGTATTGAGGGCAAAAAGCAGTGTAGGAACTGTTAAATACTTACCTGTAGGTATGAAATTTTCTCCAGAGCAGGCTGTTGAGTTTGGAAAATGGTTCTCCTCTGTAGCTTATAAGGTTTTCAGGATTTTAAAGCCGGGTGGCTGGTTTCTCTCTTTTTCCCATCCAAGATTGTTCCATAGGCTTGTATGTTCTACAGAGGATGCTGGGTTTTGGATTAGAGATATATTTCTTTGGATATATACACAAAATCAGCCAAAGGCTTTTAGTCTTGAACATTTTCTTGATAGAACTGCTTTTCCTCCCGAGGTGAAAGAAAAACTAAGAGAAGAGCTAAGAGCATACAAAGTTCCGAAGGTAAAAAGCAACTACGAGCCTATAATGGTAGCTCAAAAGCCTCCAGAAGGCACATTATTGGAAAATTTTGCAAAGTATGGAGTTGGGTTGTTTAATGTCAAAATAAAGCAAGGAAAAGGGATGTTCCCGTCTAACATAATAACCACAGATAGCATAGATGAGGTTATGGATAGATATTTTCTAATTGAAAAACCAGACAGGAAAGAAAAGGGTGCTTTCAACGACCATCCAAGCGTAAAACCTATAAAACTCTTGAGGTTTCTGATTGAACTTACCACAAAAGAAAAAGCCTTGGTGGTTGACCCTTTTATGGGTAGTGGCTCTACTGCTATAGCTTGTAAAGAGACAGGTAGAAGGTTTATTGGCATTGAGATAAATAAGCACTACTATGAGATAGCGACAAGAAGGCTCAAAGAAAAGGTTAGTTTATTTGAATAG
- the obgE gene encoding GTPase ObgE — protein sequence MFVDRVKIHVKAGNGGNGAVAFLREKYRPFGGPAGGDGGKGGDVVLVATGRKHTLYDFKFQAHFKAQRGEHGKGKNQKGKDGEDLIIEVPVGTVVIDAETGEVLCDLVKDGQRCVVAKGGRGGRGNAHFATPTNQTPRYAEKGEKGEERWLILELKLIADVGLVGLPNAGKSTLISVLTRAKPKIADYPFTTLSPVLGVMDLDEERHVVIADIPGLIEGASQGKGLGLDFLRHIERTKLLLHLVDISEGRAEDPIKAFQTVLKEMENYSPELLKKPQIVVGTKLDALSDRSYIESLKKVFESMGYPFVAISAVTGENLNDLKYLIGRKLEELKDAELGKIQVVS from the coding sequence ATGTTCGTTGATAGGGTAAAAATACACGTTAAGGCTGGGAATGGTGGCAATGGTGCGGTTGCTTTTCTAAGGGAAAAATACAGACCCTTTGGTGGTCCTGCGGGTGGAGATGGTGGAAAGGGTGGGGATGTGGTTTTGGTAGCCACAGGGAGAAAACATACCCTTTATGACTTTAAGTTTCAAGCGCATTTTAAGGCTCAGAGGGGAGAGCATGGTAAAGGGAAAAACCAGAAGGGCAAGGATGGAGAAGACCTAATAATAGAGGTGCCAGTAGGGACGGTGGTTATTGATGCAGAAACTGGAGAAGTCCTTTGCGACCTTGTAAAAGATGGGCAAAGGTGCGTGGTGGCAAAGGGTGGGAGAGGTGGAAGAGGCAACGCACACTTTGCAACACCTACCAATCAAACACCAAGATACGCAGAAAAAGGGGAGAAGGGAGAAGAAAGGTGGCTCATATTGGAGCTAAAGCTCATAGCGGATGTGGGTCTTGTAGGGCTTCCTAATGCGGGAAAGTCCACTCTAATATCTGTCCTTACAAGGGCAAAGCCAAAGATAGCGGACTATCCCTTTACTACCCTTTCTCCTGTCTTGGGTGTTATGGATTTGGACGAAGAGAGGCATGTGGTAATTGCGGACATCCCCGGTCTTATAGAGGGTGCGAGCCAGGGAAAGGGTCTTGGTCTTGACTTCCTAAGGCATATAGAAAGAACTAAGTTGCTCTTGCACTTGGTAGACATATCAGAGGGAAGGGCAGAGGACCCTATAAAAGCCTTTCAAACAGTCTTGAAGGAGATGGAAAACTATAGTCCAGAACTCCTTAAAAAACCTCAGATAGTAGTGGGAACAAAACTTGACGCCCTATCAGACAGGTCTTATATAGAAAGCTTAAAGAAGGTCTTTGAAAGTATGGGTTATCCCTTTGTAGCCATATCCGCTGTGACTGGTGAGAACCTCAATGATTTAAAATACCTCATAGGAAGGAAGTTAGAGGAGCTTAAGGATGCAGAGCTTGGGAAGATACAAGTTGTCTCTTAG
- a CDS encoding DNA double-strand break repair nuclease NurA, with the protein MQSLGRYKLSLSPHQPQEIESNEIEESLQFSDLAEEPKVYDGYVPENFSLVFIDGVRRTECLAYVRDEETGESFEGAFLSLGAGALRIEYGKLNLLKESLILHRVERLFFHKGGILVDELLGFRPYAVEGELSVEINRYMREELEARLALQIQKEVKDSLVICDGILSYKLRKTPFLGLVKSMKKLYMDRSYLPLLYTLRLGQRSPIMKVHYQQEQEEKEKVDKYTWYVKLTEHEGLQGLVRVEVFKRDFEEVKRLADISAGVIPLFASQSFQDRRSPQNLLPIGRLEKFLRLHLGPYRIIRRQIESFFYA; encoded by the coding sequence ATGCAGAGCTTGGGAAGATACAAGTTGTCTCTTAGTCCACATCAACCACAGGAAATAGAATCCAATGAAATAGAAGAATCTCTGCAGTTTTCCGACCTTGCGGAAGAGCCAAAGGTATACGATGGATACGTGCCAGAAAATTTCAGTCTTGTGTTTATAGACGGAGTAAGACGCACCGAGTGTCTTGCCTATGTTAGAGATGAGGAAACAGGAGAGAGTTTTGAGGGTGCTTTCTTATCCTTGGGTGCTGGTGCCCTAAGGATAGAATACGGAAAACTAAACCTTTTAAAGGAATCTCTTATACTCCATAGAGTGGAACGGCTTTTCTTTCATAAAGGTGGTATTCTTGTGGACGAATTGCTTGGGTTTAGACCGTATGCGGTTGAGGGAGAGCTTTCTGTGGAAATTAACAGATACATGAGAGAAGAGCTTGAGGCAAGGCTCGCCCTACAAATTCAAAAGGAAGTCAAGGACAGTCTTGTAATATGCGATGGAATATTGAGCTATAAGCTCAGGAAAACACCCTTTCTGGGTCTTGTAAAAAGCATGAAAAAGCTCTATATGGATAGGTCGTATCTTCCTCTTTTATACACTTTGAGGCTTGGACAAAGAAGCCCTATTATGAAAGTCCACTACCAGCAAGAACAAGAAGAGAAGGAAAAGGTAGATAAGTATACATGGTATGTAAAGCTCACAGAACACGAAGGGCTACAAGGTCTTGTAAGAGTTGAGGTCTTCAAAAGGGACTTTGAAGAGGTAAAAAGGCTTGCGGACATCTCCGCAGGAGTGATTCCTCTCTTTGCCAGCCAATCTTTCCAAGATAGAAGGTCTCCACAAAATCTTTTACCCATAGGCAGGCTTGAAAAGTTTCTCAGACTTCATTTAGGTCCATACCGCATTATAAGGAGGCAGATAGAGAGCTTTTTCTATGCTTGA